The following coding sequences are from one Neovison vison isolate M4711 chromosome X, ASM_NN_V1, whole genome shotgun sequence window:
- the TMEM185A gene encoding transmembrane protein 185A isoform X2: MNLRGLFQDFNPSKFLIYACLLLFSVLLALRLDGIIQWSYWAVFAPIWLWKLMVIVGASVGTGVWARNPQYRAEGETCVEFKAMLIAVGIHLLLLMFEVLVCDRIERGSHFWLLVFMPLFFVSPVSVAACVWGFRHDRSLEVVCVPLWILMSFLCLVVLYYIVWSVLFLRSMDVIAEQRRTHITMALSWMTIVVPLLTFEILLVHKLDGHNAFSCIPIFVPLWLSLITLMATTFGQKGGNHWWFGIRKDFCQFLLEIFPFLREYGNISYDLHHEDNEETEETPVPEPPKIAPMFRKKTRVVITQSPGKYVLPPPKLNIEMPD, from the exons TAAATTCCTCATCTACGCCTGTCTCCTGCTGTTCTCTGTGCTGCTGGCCCTTCGTCTGGATGGCATCATTCAGTGGAGTTACTGGGCTGTCTTTGCTCCAATATGGCTGTGGAAGTTGATGGTCATTGTTGGAGCCTCAGTTGGAACTGGAGTCTGGGCACGAAATCCCCAATATCG agcagaaggagaaacatgTGTGGAGTTTAAAGCCATGTTAATTGCCGTGGGCATCCACTTGCTCCTGTTGATGTTCGAAGTTCTGGTCTGTGACAGGATTGAGAGAGGAAGCCATTTCTGGCTTCTGGTCTTCATGCCGCTGTTCTTCGTCTCCCCGGTGTCCGTTGCAGCTTGCGTCTGGGGCTTTCGACATGACAGGTCACTGGAG gtCGTGTGCGTCCCTCTGTGGATTCTCATGTCCTTTCTGTGCCTGGTGGTCCTCTATTACATCGTGTGGTCTGTCCTGTTCCTGCGCTCCATGGATGTGATCGCAGAACAGCGAAGGACGCACATAACAATGGCACTGAGCTGGATGACCATCGTCGTGCCTCTCCTTACTTTTGAG atCCTGTTGGTTCACAAACTGGACGGCCACAACGCATTCTCTTGTATCCCGATATTTGTCCCTCTCTGGCTTTCCTTGATCACTCTGATGGCAACCACATTTGGACAGAAGGGAGGAAACCACT GGTGGTTTGGTATTCGCAAGGATTTCTGTCAGTTTCTGCTTGAGATCTTCCCATTTTTGAGAGAATATGGAAACATTTCCTACGACCTCCATCATGAAGATAATGAGGAAACGGAAGAAACCCCAGTTCCAGAACCTCCTAAAATTGCTCCAATGTTTCGGAAGAAGACCAGGGTGGTCATcacccagagccctgggaagtaTGTCCTCCCACCTCCCAAATTAAATATTGAAATGCCAGATTAG
- the TMEM185A gene encoding transmembrane protein 185A isoform X1, with amino-acid sequence MNLRGLFQDFNPSKFLIYACLLLFSVLLALRLDGIIQWSYWAVFAPIWLWKLMVIVGASVGTGVWARNPQYRAEGETCVEFKAMLIAVGIHLLLLMFEVLVCDRIERGSHFWLLVFMPLFFVSPVSVAACVWGFRHDRSLELEILCSVNILQFIFIALRLDKIIHWPWLVVCVPLWILMSFLCLVVLYYIVWSVLFLRSMDVIAEQRRTHITMALSWMTIVVPLLTFEILLVHKLDGHNAFSCIPIFVPLWLSLITLMATTFGQKGGNHWWFGIRKDFCQFLLEIFPFLREYGNISYDLHHEDNEETEETPVPEPPKIAPMFRKKTRVVITQSPGKYVLPPPKLNIEMPD; translated from the exons TAAATTCCTCATCTACGCCTGTCTCCTGCTGTTCTCTGTGCTGCTGGCCCTTCGTCTGGATGGCATCATTCAGTGGAGTTACTGGGCTGTCTTTGCTCCAATATGGCTGTGGAAGTTGATGGTCATTGTTGGAGCCTCAGTTGGAACTGGAGTCTGGGCACGAAATCCCCAATATCG agcagaaggagaaacatgTGTGGAGTTTAAAGCCATGTTAATTGCCGTGGGCATCCACTTGCTCCTGTTGATGTTCGAAGTTCTGGTCTGTGACAGGATTGAGAGAGGAAGCCATTTCTGGCTTCTGGTCTTCATGCCGCTGTTCTTCGTCTCCCCGGTGTCCGTTGCAGCTTGCGTCTGGGGCTTTCGACATGACAGGTCACTGGAG ttAGAAATACTGTGTTCTGTCAACATCCTGCAGTTTATATTCATTGCCTTAAGACTGGACAAGATCATCCACTGGCCCTGGCtt gtCGTGTGCGTCCCTCTGTGGATTCTCATGTCCTTTCTGTGCCTGGTGGTCCTCTATTACATCGTGTGGTCTGTCCTGTTCCTGCGCTCCATGGATGTGATCGCAGAACAGCGAAGGACGCACATAACAATGGCACTGAGCTGGATGACCATCGTCGTGCCTCTCCTTACTTTTGAG atCCTGTTGGTTCACAAACTGGACGGCCACAACGCATTCTCTTGTATCCCGATATTTGTCCCTCTCTGGCTTTCCTTGATCACTCTGATGGCAACCACATTTGGACAGAAGGGAGGAAACCACT GGTGGTTTGGTATTCGCAAGGATTTCTGTCAGTTTCTGCTTGAGATCTTCCCATTTTTGAGAGAATATGGAAACATTTCCTACGACCTCCATCATGAAGATAATGAGGAAACGGAAGAAACCCCAGTTCCAGAACCTCCTAAAATTGCTCCAATGTTTCGGAAGAAGACCAGGGTGGTCATcacccagagccctgggaagtaTGTCCTCCCACCTCCCAAATTAAATATTGAAATGCCAGATTAG